From one Gemmatimonadaceae bacterium genomic stretch:
- a CDS encoding protein kinase, giving the protein MTDLRTQLQSTLGDSYTLERELGGGGMSRVFVAHENALGRTVVVKVIAPELAEGVSADRFAREVKLAARLQQANIVPVLSTGSSGLLPYYTMPFVTGESLRARLSNGAPLTASQSLSILRDVARALAYAHSQGVVHRDIKPENILLSGGTAVVTDFGIAKALSASRTIGDGGTAAVTSASLTQVGGSIGTPSYMAPEQAVGADVDQRADIYAWGVLAYELLTGTHPFAGKANSAQMIAAHLSETPVPLTQRSTAVPDSLNGLVLRCLEKDAAHRPANAEEVLQILDGVATPGGATGARAGGTPAPTARRGRSLLLAGGVLVAAVAAAILLRRGGSGSSPSRTAAAVNATASAPNRSIAVLPLANLSGDKADDFFGIGLAEEMTRALSKTGVRVIGRSSAGALQARGLDESAIARELGVGSLLTGSVQRAAGQVRVNVSLVSASDGAVTWTEKYDRPLTNVFALQDEIARAVATKLLGALDGVRAATATRVETADPEAYALYLQGQVMFGRRTAQTVRQSIALFERAVARDPQFARAHAALGLALASIPFYEQGTARITAPMAIAAARKAIAIDSTVAEAWGAIASAQMGVFDNRVADANYRRAQALDSSVAILWGWHALNLVHMGRFEEARDHAARAQAAEPASLIARTWGAQLLMTERRYREADSAARSILSMDSTYALAWDVRGEALSYLGRHDEAIVALQHNLEQLPRNLPNQTEGVLAYVYARARRPADARRAMENLRVKNGGEMPAMGVLAATLEVLGDHAAAVTLIERAVKQPDSWLQMYNRAERYDALRKDPRADAIMKSIEQ; this is encoded by the coding sequence GTGACCGACCTCCGCACCCAGCTCCAATCCACGCTCGGCGACAGCTACACCCTCGAGCGTGAGCTGGGTGGTGGCGGCATGTCGCGCGTGTTCGTGGCCCACGAGAATGCGCTCGGCCGCACGGTGGTGGTGAAGGTCATTGCCCCCGAGCTGGCCGAGGGCGTCAGCGCCGATCGCTTTGCGCGTGAAGTGAAGCTGGCGGCGCGGTTGCAGCAGGCCAACATCGTGCCCGTGTTGAGCACGGGCAGCTCGGGCTTGCTGCCGTACTACACGATGCCGTTCGTAACCGGGGAGTCGCTGCGCGCGCGGCTGTCGAATGGGGCGCCGCTCACGGCTTCGCAGTCGCTCAGTATTCTGCGGGACGTGGCGCGCGCGCTGGCGTACGCGCATTCGCAGGGCGTGGTCCATCGGGACATCAAGCCGGAGAACATCCTGCTGTCGGGTGGCACGGCGGTGGTGACGGACTTCGGGATCGCCAAGGCGCTCAGTGCGTCGCGCACCATTGGTGACGGTGGCACCGCTGCGGTCACAAGCGCTTCGCTCACGCAGGTTGGCGGCTCGATCGGCACGCCGTCGTACATGGCGCCCGAACAGGCCGTGGGCGCCGACGTCGATCAGCGGGCCGACATCTACGCGTGGGGCGTCCTGGCCTACGAGCTGCTCACGGGCACCCATCCGTTTGCGGGCAAGGCGAACTCGGCGCAGATGATCGCGGCCCACCTGTCGGAAACGCCGGTGCCGCTCACCCAGCGAAGCACGGCGGTGCCCGACTCGCTGAACGGCCTCGTGCTCCGCTGCCTCGAGAAGGACGCGGCGCATCGGCCGGCGAACGCGGAGGAGGTGCTGCAGATCCTCGATGGCGTGGCGACGCCCGGCGGAGCCACGGGGGCGCGTGCCGGTGGCACACCGGCGCCGACTGCCCGTCGGGGCCGCAGTCTGCTGCTCGCCGGCGGCGTCCTCGTGGCCGCGGTGGCGGCGGCGATCCTGCTGCGGCGCGGGGGCAGTGGGTCGTCGCCCTCGCGCACGGCCGCCGCCGTGAACGCCACCGCGAGCGCACCGAACCGGTCGATCGCAGTGCTGCCGCTCGCCAATCTGAGCGGCGACAAGGCCGACGATTTCTTTGGCATCGGGTTGGCTGAGGAGATGACGCGCGCCCTCTCCAAGACCGGTGTGCGCGTCATTGGCCGGTCGAGCGCCGGGGCGCTGCAGGCGCGCGGTCTGGATGAGAGTGCCATCGCGCGTGAACTGGGGGTGGGCTCACTGCTCACCGGCAGCGTCCAGCGCGCGGCGGGGCAGGTCCGGGTGAATGTCTCGCTCGTGTCGGCCAGCGATGGCGCGGTGACGTGGACCGAGAAGTATGATCGGCCACTCACCAACGTCTTTGCGTTGCAGGACGAAATCGCGCGGGCGGTGGCCACCAAGCTGCTGGGCGCGTTGGACGGCGTGCGTGCGGCGACGGCGACGCGCGTTGAGACCGCCGACCCTGAGGCCTACGCGTTGTACCTGCAAGGACAGGTGATGTTCGGGCGTCGTACGGCACAAACCGTACGGCAGTCGATCGCGCTCTTTGAACGCGCGGTGGCGCGGGACCCGCAGTTCGCGCGCGCCCATGCGGCATTGGGGTTAGCGCTGGCGTCTATCCCGTTCTACGAGCAGGGCACTGCCCGCATCACGGCACCGATGGCCATTGCCGCGGCGCGCAAGGCGATTGCCATCGACTCCACGGTGGCCGAAGCGTGGGGCGCGATCGCCTCGGCGCAGATGGGCGTCTTCGATAATCGCGTGGCGGACGCGAACTACCGACGCGCGCAGGCCCTCGATTCCAGCGTAGCCATCCTCTGGGGCTGGCACGCACTCAATCTCGTCCACATGGGACGCTTCGAGGAGGCGCGTGACCATGCGGCCCGGGCGCAGGCGGCCGAACCCGCGTCGCTGATCGCACGGACCTGGGGGGCCCAGCTGCTGATGACCGAGCGCCGCTACCGCGAGGCCGACTCCGCCGCGCGCTCGATCCTGTCGATGGACTCCACCTATGCGTTGGCATGGGATGTACGAGGGGAGGCGCTTAGCTACCTCGGCCGACACGACGAGGCCATCGTCGCGCTGCAGCACAACCTGGAGCAGCTGCCGAGGAACCTCCCCAATCAGACTGAAGGCGTGCTCGCCTATGTGTACGCGCGTGCCCGCCGCCCCGCCGACGCGCGACGCGCCATGGAGAATCTGCGCGTGAAGAATGGCGGCGAAATGCCTGCCATGGGGGTGCTGGCGGCAACGCTGGAAGTGTTGGGCGATCATGCGGCCGCCGTGACGCTGATCGAGCGGGCCGTCAAGCAGCCCGACAGCTGGCTGCAGATGTACAACCGCGCCGAACGCTACGATGCGTTGCGCAAGGATCCGCGGGCCGATGCGATCATGAAGAGCATCGAGCAGTGA
- a CDS encoding protein kinase has product MSTLLDHLSAALSDRYRLDRELGQGGMATVYLAQDLKHERPVAIKVLRDDVAQSVGRERFLREIQLAAKLSHPHILPLYDSGEAGGTLFYVMPVVQGQSLRERLDAQRQLPLTEAVRIASGVAGALDHAHGIGVIHRDIKPENIMLQNGHVLVADFGIGKAVSDTSADTLTQVGMSVGTPAYMSPEQAVGEDVDGRSDLYSLGCVLYEMIVGEPPFTGPTVQAVIAKRFVQTPVEVAALREGVPHPVSRAVSRALARAAVDRYETAAHFVSALNEPESRTAAPAAPAKSLAILPFENLSADPDNQYLADGIADDILDALVRTEGLYVAARNSAFSFRGKAVALAEIGAALNVATVLQGSVRRSGNRMRLTVQLVAVENGFHLWSERFDRELTDVFAVQDEIASAISSRLQVTFTPSATGAGRATTAEFDAFELVAKGRALLAQRGRSLILARECFERAVELDPRNAEAHAALGDTLATTVRYGLLPVDGTLPVIKRTLQRALELDPSLASVMGTLASVSLVLEHDPSAAFAWWERALAAQPRLADVRANYAMQGLICLREDDERGIAELTRAVHDDPLSTFCAGQRALGLLVQHRYDEAIGEVERGYALDPHSFLVSYVRVMVHSWAGDAAGTLEVTATAFAEFGRSPYFLCALPKAYLALGQQSLAAAVYDELIARSQTDVVPRVLLAAAADGLGRSDEAMAYAIESVKRCDTTGPYFLRTAFFSTLTRTHPRYPELRRAVGL; this is encoded by the coding sequence GTGAGCACCCTCCTTGATCACCTCAGTGCCGCCCTGTCTGACCGCTACCGCCTCGACCGCGAATTGGGTCAGGGCGGTATGGCGACGGTGTATCTCGCCCAGGACCTGAAGCACGAGCGGCCGGTGGCGATCAAGGTGCTTCGCGACGACGTGGCGCAGTCGGTCGGTCGCGAGCGCTTTCTTCGCGAAATTCAGCTGGCCGCGAAGCTCAGTCACCCGCACATCCTACCCCTGTACGATTCGGGCGAAGCCGGTGGCACGCTCTTCTACGTCATGCCGGTGGTGCAGGGGCAGTCCCTCCGGGAGCGGCTCGACGCCCAGCGCCAGCTGCCATTGACCGAGGCGGTGCGCATTGCGAGCGGAGTGGCCGGCGCGCTCGATCACGCCCACGGCATCGGCGTTATTCATCGGGACATCAAGCCCGAGAACATCATGCTGCAGAACGGTCACGTCCTGGTGGCCGACTTCGGCATTGGCAAAGCCGTGAGCGATACCAGCGCCGATACGCTCACGCAGGTGGGCATGAGCGTCGGCACACCGGCGTACATGAGCCCCGAGCAGGCCGTTGGGGAGGACGTCGACGGCCGCAGTGATCTGTACAGCCTCGGTTGCGTACTGTACGAGATGATCGTGGGCGAACCGCCATTTACCGGCCCCACGGTGCAGGCGGTGATCGCCAAGCGGTTCGTGCAGACGCCGGTGGAAGTGGCGGCGTTGCGTGAAGGCGTACCGCACCCGGTCTCGCGCGCGGTCAGTCGGGCGCTGGCCCGCGCGGCGGTCGATCGCTACGAAACGGCGGCGCACTTCGTCAGCGCGCTCAACGAACCCGAATCGCGCACCGCGGCGCCCGCGGCACCCGCCAAGTCGCTCGCCATTCTGCCATTCGAGAACCTCAGCGCCGATCCGGACAACCAGTATCTCGCCGACGGCATCGCCGACGACATCCTCGATGCCCTGGTGCGCACAGAGGGGCTGTACGTTGCCGCGCGCAACTCCGCGTTCTCCTTCCGCGGGAAGGCCGTTGCGCTCGCCGAGATCGGCGCCGCGCTCAACGTGGCGACGGTCCTCCAGGGCAGCGTGCGCCGCTCCGGCAATCGCATGCGGCTGACGGTCCAGCTGGTCGCCGTCGAGAACGGCTTTCACCTCTGGTCGGAGCGCTTCGATCGCGAGCTGACCGATGTGTTCGCAGTGCAGGACGAGATCGCCAGCGCCATCTCATCCAGACTGCAGGTGACGTTCACCCCGTCGGCCACGGGGGCCGGCCGCGCGACCACGGCGGAGTTCGATGCCTTCGAGCTCGTCGCGAAGGGGCGGGCCCTCCTCGCTCAACGGGGGCGGAGTCTCATCCTCGCGCGCGAGTGTTTCGAACGGGCCGTAGAACTCGATCCAAGGAACGCGGAAGCGCATGCGGCCTTGGGTGATACGCTCGCCACGACCGTTCGGTATGGATTGCTCCCGGTGGACGGGACGTTGCCGGTCATCAAGCGTACATTGCAGCGCGCCCTCGAGCTGGATCCCAGCCTCGCGTCCGTGATGGGCACCTTGGCGAGTGTGAGCCTGGTGTTGGAGCACGACCCGAGCGCGGCGTTCGCATGGTGGGAGCGCGCACTCGCCGCGCAGCCGCGCCTGGCCGACGTCCGCGCCAACTATGCGATGCAGGGACTGATCTGTCTTCGTGAAGACGACGAACGCGGTATCGCCGAGCTCACCAGGGCCGTGCACGATGATCCGTTGAGCACCTTCTGCGCCGGGCAGCGGGCGCTCGGTTTGCTTGTGCAGCATCGCTATGACGAGGCCATCGGCGAAGTGGAGCGGGGATACGCACTGGATCCCCATTCGTTCCTGGTGAGCTACGTGCGGGTCATGGTGCATTCGTGGGCGGGCGATGCCGCTGGTACTCTGGAGGTCACCGCGACGGCGTTCGCCGAATTCGGGCGAAGCCCCTATTTCCTTTGCGCACTGCCCAAGGCGTATCTCGCGCTGGGCCAACAGTCGCTCGCCGCTGCCGTGTACGACGAGCTCATCGCCCGCTCGCAGACCGATGTGGTCCCGCGCGTTCTGCTGGCCGCCGCCGCCGATGGACTCGGCCGCAGCGACGAGGCCATGGCCTACGCGATCGAATCGGTGAAGCGCTGCGATACGACCGGTCCGTACTTCTTGCGCACCGCGTTCTTTTCGACGTTGACGCGCACGCATCCTCGCTATCCCGAGCTACGGCGAGCGGTCGGCCTATGA
- a CDS encoding serine/threonine-protein kinase: MIDRLTAALADRYRLDRELGAGGMATVYLAHDVRHDRDVAIKVLHPDLGAALGGERFLTEIRTTARLQHPHVLPLLDSGSADGLLYYVMPLVTGETLRARLDRERQLPIADAVRIAREVASALDYAHRQNVIHRDIKPENILLHDGSALVADFGIALAVQSAGGQRMTQTGLSLGTPNYMSPEQAMGERTIDARSDLYALGAVTYEMLVGEAPFTGPSVQAIIARVLTEEPRAIGVQRKAVPAGVEYAVLRALEKLPADRFESAREFIDALGSEAPVARGRGAGASAGPEATGRGLRALTLVSVMVALVSMTVAWWGWRARGVAPNAPVVSFSVPLSDGVQLQALAISADGRQFAYIADSATIPRLRVRSLDSNGTRAIGAADGLRYGGVAFSPDGKWVAFVNRGRLMKAPLSGGPAQPIADLDGANGIVWTRDNTIVLGGIGARGKGLRIVSANGGDIRPLTTAAAGPSGHLHMWPVALPDGRHIAFTDFGPGGGEDDLLSVTSLESGEVVNSTIVGQALGYGAGRLLYKAIGEEALLSVPFDPSSPRAPNDAEVVSVGSWNAALSETGVLVAASGGRTSRALWVSADGRTVSAIPGLDSVTRGADPRLSPNEAQLAFTNEGGDGRTVGVSVYTLANATISRLGTMGQRPEWTPDGSRVLYQSTRTDVKAASGLLWQPADGSGTYEVLGNRTMRADGSVYSAVMSPDAAWLLFRANSDGGLKVVRLGTDEPSRVFVDAGQSATMARFSPDGRWVAYVTGETARREVYVRPFPGPGPVITISAGGGTEPIWSRDGTQLFYRAGRQMISARVEHTPTFRVVSRTTLFEGDYLASPNYAQYDVARDGRFLMLKPTGAPTQINVLVNWPQTLRTK, translated from the coding sequence ATGATCGACCGCCTCACCGCCGCCCTCGCTGACCGCTACCGCCTCGACCGCGAACTCGGCGCCGGCGGTATGGCCACCGTCTACCTCGCGCACGACGTCAGGCACGACCGCGACGTCGCCATCAAGGTTCTGCACCCCGACTTGGGCGCCGCGCTGGGCGGCGAGCGGTTCCTCACCGAGATCCGCACGACCGCGCGCCTGCAGCATCCGCACGTCCTGCCGCTGCTCGACAGTGGGAGCGCGGACGGCCTGCTGTACTATGTCATGCCGCTGGTGACCGGTGAGACGCTGCGGGCGCGGCTCGATCGCGAACGCCAGCTCCCCATCGCCGACGCGGTCCGCATTGCGCGCGAAGTGGCCAGCGCGCTCGACTACGCCCACCGCCAGAACGTCATCCACCGCGACATCAAGCCGGAGAACATCCTCCTGCACGATGGCTCGGCGCTCGTCGCCGACTTCGGCATCGCCCTCGCCGTGCAAAGCGCCGGCGGCCAGCGCATGACGCAAACGGGGCTCTCGCTCGGCACGCCGAACTACATGAGCCCCGAGCAGGCGATGGGCGAACGCACCATCGACGCGCGCAGCGACCTCTATGCGCTCGGGGCGGTCACCTACGAAATGCTGGTGGGCGAAGCCCCGTTTACCGGGCCGAGCGTGCAGGCCATCATCGCGCGCGTGCTCACCGAGGAGCCGCGCGCTATCGGCGTGCAGCGCAAGGCGGTGCCGGCAGGGGTCGAGTACGCTGTGCTGCGCGCGTTAGAGAAGTTGCCCGCCGATCGCTTCGAGTCCGCTCGCGAGTTCATCGACGCGCTCGGGAGCGAGGCGCCCGTCGCTCGCGGGCGCGGGGCGGGGGCGTCCGCGGGCCCCGAAGCCACCGGTCGCGGTCTTCGGGCGCTCACGCTGGTGTCGGTGATGGTGGCGCTCGTGTCCATGACGGTGGCCTGGTGGGGGTGGCGCGCGCGGGGCGTCGCGCCGAACGCGCCGGTCGTGAGTTTTTCGGTCCCGCTCAGCGACGGCGTCCAATTGCAGGCCCTCGCCATTTCTGCGGACGGCCGCCAGTTCGCGTACATCGCCGATTCCGCCACGATTCCACGGCTCCGGGTGCGTTCGCTGGACTCGAACGGCACCAGGGCCATTGGGGCCGCCGATGGCCTGCGCTATGGGGGCGTCGCCTTCTCCCCCGACGGGAAATGGGTCGCGTTTGTCAATCGTGGGCGCTTGATGAAGGCGCCGCTGTCCGGCGGACCGGCGCAGCCCATCGCTGATCTCGATGGCGCCAACGGGATCGTCTGGACCCGCGACAATACGATCGTGTTGGGCGGCATCGGCGCGCGTGGCAAGGGGCTTCGCATCGTCTCGGCGAACGGCGGGGACATTCGCCCGCTCACGACGGCCGCCGCTGGCCCAAGCGGTCATCTGCATATGTGGCCGGTGGCGCTCCCTGACGGTCGGCACATCGCCTTCACGGATTTTGGCCCCGGTGGTGGCGAGGACGATCTGCTCAGCGTCACCTCGCTCGAGAGCGGCGAGGTCGTCAACTCGACGATTGTCGGGCAGGCGCTTGGGTATGGAGCGGGCCGGTTGCTGTACAAGGCGATCGGCGAGGAGGCCTTGCTCAGTGTGCCCTTCGATCCGTCGTCGCCGCGGGCGCCGAACGATGCCGAGGTGGTGTCGGTCGGGTCATGGAATGCCGCCCTGAGCGAAACGGGCGTGCTGGTCGCGGCGAGTGGTGGTCGGACGTCGCGCGCCCTCTGGGTGAGCGCTGATGGGCGTACCGTCTCGGCGATCCCTGGGCTCGACTCGGTGACGCGCGGCGCCGATCCACGACTGTCGCCGAACGAAGCGCAACTGGCCTTCACGAACGAGGGGGGCGACGGACGCACGGTGGGCGTGTCGGTCTATACCCTTGCCAACGCGACCATCAGTCGATTGGGGACCATGGGCCAACGTCCCGAGTGGACGCCCGACGGCTCGCGCGTGCTCTATCAGTCCACGCGGACCGATGTGAAAGCGGCGTCCGGCCTGCTCTGGCAACCCGCCGACGGAAGTGGCACCTACGAAGTGCTCGGCAATCGGACCATGCGCGCCGACGGCTCGGTCTACTCCGCGGTGATGTCTCCGGACGCCGCGTGGCTGCTCTTTCGGGCCAACAGCGATGGCGGGCTCAAGGTCGTGCGACTCGGGACGGACGAACCGTCTCGGGTCTTTGTCGATGCCGGCCAGTCGGCGACGATGGCGCGCTTCTCCCCCGACGGCCGCTGGGTCGCCTACGTGACCGGAGAGACCGCTCGACGCGAGGTCTACGTCCGTCCGTTCCCCGGACCGGGCCCCGTCATCACGATCTCCGCGGGCGGCGGGACGGAACCGATCTGGTCGCGAGACGGCACGCAGCTCTTCTATCGCGCGGGCCGCCAGATGATCAGCGCCCGTGTCGAACACACGCCTACCTTTCGCGTCGTGTCACGGACCACGCTCTTCGAGGGCGACTATCTGGCCTCGCCAAACTACGCGCAGTACGATGTGGCCCGGGACGGGCGATTCCTGATGCTCAAACCGACCGGTGCCCCCACGCAGATCAATGTGCTGGTGAACTGGCCGCAGACACTGAGAACGAAATGA
- a CDS encoding protein kinase — MNDVLARLTAALADRYRVIRELGAGGMATVYLAHDVRHDRDVAIKVLHPDLGAALGGERFLTEIRTTARLQHPHILPLLDSGAADGLLYYVMPLVTGETLRARLERERQLPIEDALLIAREVADALHYAHAQNVIHRDVKPENILLQGGHALVADFGIALAVQQAGGPRMTQTGLSLGTPSYMSPEQAMGERTIDARSDIYALGAITYEMLTGEPPFTGATMQAVVAKVLNAEPERPSLTRKTLAPPVERAVLKALAKLPADRFATAAAFADALRDGSAFTASTSEAPSMGGKRARLDGRIMLAAGILLGAVAATALTSALRTSPGTLSTATSKQFTFTGKAGVPALSADGAVLAYVLRECDQADNDGFSDEEALDSGVPCRSALVVQDTGGSESARVIDNAKIIWDVRWLPNGTSMIVSATLDSARRGIFVVPRLGGATRQVTTPGTFDVDPTGDSLLFIPKNGTTLASAFAYILSLATGQATDSLKLPSPEVWAVAWSPNGSLLAINTGAKIFIARRNGALVDSMRNDGRSVIRWTPNGEALVRFMAAPGREDDWVKVSVTRDGHFSGASSNIMPRLQALYRGDFDLARRSAGLAYISGDALADQWVFGVGTTTAMPPRRVTSGTSWYADPAISDDGQTLYFLRGNGSGDNLYRIRLGASPLKEEAVSTGAGAGVGSHSPLSPDGSRIVFQRIESGKNVLYDVATATQRITNRDSAGATWPRRVVPFGASGLAAIGRDYQSLMVLDSTKAMVRTVRAPDSLRVVKHTVSPDGRSAALLVSTPTGSAIGVSSLARWDFRPLVLYSGSLANTTLSWTKDGWVYYGRWEPRGPALYRVNATGTVQSPERVMSVPAQCRVESIIVATGSAVGACVASQYRGDVYLAAIPGLTR; from the coding sequence ATGAACGACGTGCTCGCGCGCCTTACCGCTGCCCTCGCCGATCGCTACCGCGTGATCCGCGAACTCGGCGCCGGCGGCATGGCCACCGTCTACCTCGCGCACGACGTCAGGCACGACCGCGACGTCGCCATCAAGGTCCTCCACCCGGACCTGGGCGCCGCCCTCGGCGGCGAGCGGTTCCTCACCGAGATCCGCACCACCGCGCGCCTGCAGCATCCGCACATCCTGCCGCTCCTCGACAGCGGCGCGGCGGATGGTTTGCTGTACTACGTGATGCCGCTGGTCACCGGCGAAACGCTGCGCGCCCGGCTCGAGCGCGAGCGCCAGCTCCCGATTGAGGACGCGCTGCTGATCGCGCGCGAGGTGGCCGACGCGCTGCACTACGCGCACGCGCAGAACGTCATCCACCGCGACGTCAAGCCGGAGAACATTCTCTTGCAGGGCGGGCACGCCCTCGTTGCGGACTTTGGTATCGCGCTCGCCGTGCAACAGGCGGGCGGCCCCCGCATGACGCAAACGGGCTTGTCGCTCGGCACGCCGAGCTACATGAGCCCCGAGCAGGCCATGGGCGAGCGCACCATCGACGCGCGTTCTGATATCTATGCGCTGGGCGCGATCACCTACGAGATGCTCACCGGTGAGCCCCCGTTCACCGGCGCCACGATGCAGGCGGTCGTGGCCAAGGTGCTGAATGCCGAACCCGAACGGCCGTCCCTGACGCGCAAAACCCTCGCGCCGCCGGTGGAGCGCGCGGTCCTGAAGGCGCTCGCGAAGCTGCCGGCCGACCGCTTCGCCACCGCCGCCGCCTTTGCCGACGCGCTGCGCGACGGGTCGGCGTTTACTGCCAGCACCAGCGAAGCGCCAAGCATGGGCGGCAAGCGCGCGCGTCTCGATGGCCGCATCATGCTCGCGGCCGGCATCCTGCTCGGCGCGGTCGCCGCGACCGCGCTGACCAGTGCGTTACGGACGTCGCCCGGGACCCTGTCCACCGCGACCAGCAAGCAATTCACATTTACGGGGAAGGCGGGCGTTCCGGCCCTGAGTGCTGATGGGGCGGTACTCGCATACGTCCTACGCGAGTGCGATCAGGCGGACAACGACGGCTTCAGCGATGAGGAAGCGCTCGACAGCGGCGTGCCCTGTCGATCGGCGCTTGTAGTGCAGGATACCGGCGGCAGTGAGTCGGCCCGCGTCATCGATAACGCGAAAATCATTTGGGATGTGCGTTGGCTGCCGAATGGCACCTCGATGATCGTGTCGGCAACGCTCGATTCGGCACGGCGCGGGATTTTCGTGGTGCCTCGACTTGGCGGCGCAACGCGCCAGGTCACGACACCCGGAACGTTTGATGTCGATCCGACTGGCGATTCGTTACTCTTCATTCCGAAGAACGGCACGACGCTGGCGTCCGCTTTTGCCTACATCCTATCGCTCGCCACCGGTCAAGCGACCGATAGCCTGAAGCTGCCGTCCCCAGAAGTATGGGCGGTGGCGTGGTCGCCGAATGGATCGTTGCTGGCGATCAACACCGGGGCGAAGATCTTCATCGCCCGTCGTAACGGTGCGCTCGTCGACTCGATGCGAAATGATGGGCGATCGGTCATCCGGTGGACGCCGAACGGCGAGGCCCTCGTGCGGTTTATGGCCGCGCCCGGACGAGAGGATGACTGGGTCAAGGTTTCCGTAACCCGCGATGGGCACTTCTCCGGCGCGTCGTCGAACATCATGCCGCGCTTGCAGGCACTGTATCGAGGCGACTTTGATCTCGCGCGACGAAGCGCTGGACTCGCCTACATCTCCGGTGATGCGCTGGCTGATCAGTGGGTTTTCGGCGTTGGCACCACCACGGCGATGCCGCCGCGTCGCGTCACTTCGGGGACGTCATGGTACGCCGATCCGGCCATCAGCGACGATGGTCAGACCCTCTATTTCCTGCGTGGCAATGGTAGCGGTGACAACCTGTATCGTATCCGCCTCGGCGCCAGCCCGTTGAAGGAGGAGGCCGTGAGCACCGGAGCGGGGGCCGGCGTTGGGTCGCACTCGCCGCTCTCTCCAGACGGATCACGGATCGTGTTTCAGCGCATCGAAAGCGGGAAGAACGTGCTGTACGACGTGGCGACCGCCACGCAGCGCATTACCAACCGGGACAGCGCCGGCGCGACATGGCCCCGGCGCGTCGTCCCGTTTGGTGCGAGTGGACTGGCGGCGATTGGGCGGGACTACCAGAGCCTGATGGTTCTCGATTCGACCAAAGCAATGGTGCGCACCGTGCGAGCCCCCGATAGTCTGCGCGTCGTGAAGCACACCGTGAGCCCCGACGGCCGCTCGGCCGCGCTGTTGGTGTCCACCCCGACCGGCTCCGCCATTGGCGTCTCTTCGCTGGCGCGCTGGGACTTTCGCCCACTTGTGCTGTATTCGGGCTCGCTCGCGAATACCACGCTCAGCTGGACCAAGGACGGCTGGGTGTACTACGGGCGCTGGGAGCCCCGCGGCCCCGCACTGTATCGGGTCAACGCGACCGGTACGGTCCAGTCACCGGAGCGTGTGATGTCGGTGCCGGCGCAGTGCCGGGTGGAGAGCATTATTGTCGCGACGGGCAGCGCCGTCGGCGCGTGCGTGGCGAGCCAGTACCGAGGCGATGTGTATCTGGCCGCGATTCCCGGGTTGACGCGATGA